From the genome of Ictalurus furcatus strain D&B chromosome 4, Billie_1.0, whole genome shotgun sequence, one region includes:
- the nr2f2 gene encoding COUP transcription factor 2 isoform X2, which produces MAMVVWRGSQDDVAETQGALSSQAQGGLNLATPQPGQLNLTASQVAPPTPQTPVQGAPNSNAQSTPTNQTSQSQSDKQQQQHIECVVCGDKSSGKHYGQFTCEGCKSFFKRSVRRNLTYTCRANRNCPIDQHHRNQCQYCRLKKCLKVGMRREAVQRGRMPPTQPHHGQFALTNGDPLHCHSYLSGYISLLLRAEPYPTSRYGSQCMQPNNIMGIENICELAARMLFSAVEWARNIPFFPDLQITDQVALLRLTWSELFVLNAAQCSMPLHVAPLLAAAGLHASPMSADRVVAFMDHIRIFQEQVEKLKALHVDSAEYSCLKAIVLFTTDACGLSDVAHIESLQEKSQCALEEYVRSQYPNQPTRFGKLLLRLPSLRTVSSSVIEQLFFVRLVGKTPIETLIRDMLLSGSSFNWPYMSIQ; this is translated from the exons ATGGCAATGGTAGTGTGGAGAGGCTCCCAGGACGATGTGGCCGAGACGCAGGGCGCCCTCTCATCGCAAGCCCAAGGCGGACTAAACCTTGCGACCCCTCAGCCGGGCCAGCTGAACCTCACGGCCTCGCAGGTCGCGCCTCCGACCCCGCAGACTCCTGTTCAAGGAGCGCCGAATAGCAACGCGCAGTCCACGCCAACGAACCAGACGTCGCAGAGTCAGTCGGacaagcagcagcagcagcacatcGAGTGCGTTGTGTGTGGGGACAAGTCGAGCGGCAAGCACTACGGCCAGTTCACATGCGAGGGCTGCAAGAGCTTCTTCAAGCGCAGCGTGCGGCGCAATCTCACATACACGTGCCGCGCCAACCGGAATTGTCCCATCGACCAGCACCACCGCAATCAGTGTCAGTACTGTCGCCTCAAAAAATGCCTCAAAGTTGGCATGAGACGGGAAG CGGTCCAGAGGGGCAGGATGCCACCAACGCAGCCGCACCACGGCCAGTTCGCCTTGACGAACGGGGACCCGCTGCACTGCCATTCCTACCTATCGGGATATATCTCTCTGCTGCTGCGAGCAGAGCCCTACCCCACGTCGCGTTATGGCAGTCAGTGTATGCAGCCCAACAACATCATGGGCATCGAGAACATTTGCGAACTGGCGGCGCGCATGCTGTTCAGCGCCGTGGAGTGGGCCAGGAATATTCCCTTCTTCCCCGACCTGCAGATCACAGACCAGGTGGCTCTGCTCAGGCTCACCTGGAGCGAGTTGTTCGTCCTCAACGCGGCCCAGTGCTCCATGCCATTGCATGTAGCTCCTCTTCTAGCCGCCGCAGGCCTCCATGCCTCCCCCATGTCCGCGGACAGAGTGGTCGCATTTATGGACCACATTAGGATCTTCCAGGAGCAAGTTGAAAAGCTCAAAGCATTACATGTCGACTCGGCCGAATACAGCTGCCTAAAAGCTATCGTGTTATTCACCACGG ATGCTTGTGGTCTGTCAGACGTGGCCCACATCGAAAGTTTGCAGGAGAAGTCGCAGTGTGCACTGGAGGAGTACGTGCGGAGCCAGTACCCTAACCAGCCTACGCGATTTGGGAAGTTATTACTACGCCTGCCTTCTCTGCGCACAGTGTCCTCTTCGGTCATAGAGCAATTATTTTTCGTCCGATTGGTAGGTAAAACCCCAATTGAAACCCTCATCCGGGATATGTTGCTGTCAGGGAGCAGTTTTAACTGGCCATATATGTCCATCCAATAA
- the nr2f2 gene encoding COUP transcription factor 2 isoform X3: MHYEEDESTSYSFAVQRGRMPPTQPHHGQFALTNGDPLHCHSYLSGYISLLLRAEPYPTSRYGSQCMQPNNIMGIENICELAARMLFSAVEWARNIPFFPDLQITDQVALLRLTWSELFVLNAAQCSMPLHVAPLLAAAGLHASPMSADRVVAFMDHIRIFQEQVEKLKALHVDSAEYSCLKAIVLFTTDACGLSDVAHIESLQEKSQCALEEYVRSQYPNQPTRFGKLLLRLPSLRTVSSSVIEQLFFVRLVGKTPIETLIRDMLLSGSSFNWPYMSIQ, translated from the exons ATGCACTACGAGGAGGACGAATCGACATCATATTCTTTTG CGGTCCAGAGGGGCAGGATGCCACCAACGCAGCCGCACCACGGCCAGTTCGCCTTGACGAACGGGGACCCGCTGCACTGCCATTCCTACCTATCGGGATATATCTCTCTGCTGCTGCGAGCAGAGCCCTACCCCACGTCGCGTTATGGCAGTCAGTGTATGCAGCCCAACAACATCATGGGCATCGAGAACATTTGCGAACTGGCGGCGCGCATGCTGTTCAGCGCCGTGGAGTGGGCCAGGAATATTCCCTTCTTCCCCGACCTGCAGATCACAGACCAGGTGGCTCTGCTCAGGCTCACCTGGAGCGAGTTGTTCGTCCTCAACGCGGCCCAGTGCTCCATGCCATTGCATGTAGCTCCTCTTCTAGCCGCCGCAGGCCTCCATGCCTCCCCCATGTCCGCGGACAGAGTGGTCGCATTTATGGACCACATTAGGATCTTCCAGGAGCAAGTTGAAAAGCTCAAAGCATTACATGTCGACTCGGCCGAATACAGCTGCCTAAAAGCTATCGTGTTATTCACCACGG ATGCTTGTGGTCTGTCAGACGTGGCCCACATCGAAAGTTTGCAGGAGAAGTCGCAGTGTGCACTGGAGGAGTACGTGCGGAGCCAGTACCCTAACCAGCCTACGCGATTTGGGAAGTTATTACTACGCCTGCCTTCTCTGCGCACAGTGTCCTCTTCGGTCATAGAGCAATTATTTTTCGTCCGATTGGTAGGTAAAACCCCAATTGAAACCCTCATCCGGGATATGTTGCTGTCAGGGAGCAGTTTTAACTGGCCATATATGTCCATCCAATAA
- the nr2f2 gene encoding COUP transcription factor 2 isoform X1, translating into MAMVVWRGSQDDVAETQGALSSQAQGGLNLATPQPGQLNLTASQVAPPTPQTPVQGAPNSNAQSTPTNQTSQSQSDKQQQQHIECVVCGDKSSGKHYGQFTCEGCKSFFKRSVRRNLTYTCRANRNCPIDQHHRNQCQYCRLKKCLKVGMRREVSLFSAVQRGRMPPTQPHHGQFALTNGDPLHCHSYLSGYISLLLRAEPYPTSRYGSQCMQPNNIMGIENICELAARMLFSAVEWARNIPFFPDLQITDQVALLRLTWSELFVLNAAQCSMPLHVAPLLAAAGLHASPMSADRVVAFMDHIRIFQEQVEKLKALHVDSAEYSCLKAIVLFTTDACGLSDVAHIESLQEKSQCALEEYVRSQYPNQPTRFGKLLLRLPSLRTVSSSVIEQLFFVRLVGKTPIETLIRDMLLSGSSFNWPYMSIQ; encoded by the exons ATGGCAATGGTAGTGTGGAGAGGCTCCCAGGACGATGTGGCCGAGACGCAGGGCGCCCTCTCATCGCAAGCCCAAGGCGGACTAAACCTTGCGACCCCTCAGCCGGGCCAGCTGAACCTCACGGCCTCGCAGGTCGCGCCTCCGACCCCGCAGACTCCTGTTCAAGGAGCGCCGAATAGCAACGCGCAGTCCACGCCAACGAACCAGACGTCGCAGAGTCAGTCGGacaagcagcagcagcagcacatcGAGTGCGTTGTGTGTGGGGACAAGTCGAGCGGCAAGCACTACGGCCAGTTCACATGCGAGGGCTGCAAGAGCTTCTTCAAGCGCAGCGTGCGGCGCAATCTCACATACACGTGCCGCGCCAACCGGAATTGTCCCATCGACCAGCACCACCGCAATCAGTGTCAGTACTGTCGCCTCAAAAAATGCCTCAAAGTTGGCATGAGACGGGAAG TTTCTCTTTTTTCAGCGGTCCAGAGGGGCAGGATGCCACCAACGCAGCCGCACCACGGCCAGTTCGCCTTGACGAACGGGGACCCGCTGCACTGCCATTCCTACCTATCGGGATATATCTCTCTGCTGCTGCGAGCAGAGCCCTACCCCACGTCGCGTTATGGCAGTCAGTGTATGCAGCCCAACAACATCATGGGCATCGAGAACATTTGCGAACTGGCGGCGCGCATGCTGTTCAGCGCCGTGGAGTGGGCCAGGAATATTCCCTTCTTCCCCGACCTGCAGATCACAGACCAGGTGGCTCTGCTCAGGCTCACCTGGAGCGAGTTGTTCGTCCTCAACGCGGCCCAGTGCTCCATGCCATTGCATGTAGCTCCTCTTCTAGCCGCCGCAGGCCTCCATGCCTCCCCCATGTCCGCGGACAGAGTGGTCGCATTTATGGACCACATTAGGATCTTCCAGGAGCAAGTTGAAAAGCTCAAAGCATTACATGTCGACTCGGCCGAATACAGCTGCCTAAAAGCTATCGTGTTATTCACCACGG ATGCTTGTGGTCTGTCAGACGTGGCCCACATCGAAAGTTTGCAGGAGAAGTCGCAGTGTGCACTGGAGGAGTACGTGCGGAGCCAGTACCCTAACCAGCCTACGCGATTTGGGAAGTTATTACTACGCCTGCCTTCTCTGCGCACAGTGTCCTCTTCGGTCATAGAGCAATTATTTTTCGTCCGATTGGTAGGTAAAACCCCAATTGAAACCCTCATCCGGGATATGTTGCTGTCAGGGAGCAGTTTTAACTGGCCATATATGTCCATCCAATAA